In Sparus aurata chromosome 3, fSpaAur1.1, whole genome shotgun sequence, the following are encoded in one genomic region:
- the LOC115578722 gene encoding butyrophilin subfamily 2 member A1-like, which yields MQLIMCLVFVCVWTFPAVISAGYRAVCPTEPIKAQEGLNVTLQCGLDPRVNLLDYTSDWNRADLDRFVHVYRHRRDDPDPQLHLYRGRTTLVHEDLSRGVLTLLISSVQLSDAGPYRCFVPNLKAGCTMKLTVGERETASTPRPPLDPVTQPDHPDAENRNAVRAGIISTLFILPFFLIVMVVLVVRSRRTQVHREGAGGGEEGEGGGRGAVRVLAC from the exons ATGCAGCTGATAATGtgtttagtgtttgtgtgtgtttggactttTCCTGCAGTGATCTCAG CAGGGTATCGAGCTGTTTGCCCCACTGAGCCCATCAAAGCTCAGGAAGGTCTGAATGTAACGCTTCAGTGTGGTCTGGATCCCAGGGTCAACCTGCTGGATTATACATCCGACTGGAACAGAGCCGACCTGGATCGGTTTGTTCACGTCTATCGACACAGACGTGATGATCCTGATCCACAGCTGCATCTGTACAGAGGCAGGACCACTCTGGTCCATGAAGACCTGAGCAGAGGAGTCCTGACCCTGCTCATCTCCTCAGTCCAGCTGTCTGACGCTGGACCCTACAGATGTTTTGTCCCAAATCTGAAGGCAGGTTGCACCATGAAGCTGACTGTTG gagagagagaaacagccaGCACACCCAGACCTCCACTGGACCCTGTGACCCAGCCAGACCACCCTG ACGCTGAAAACAGGAACGCTGTCCGTGCTGGAATCATCTCCACTCTTTTCATTCTTCCCTTCTTCCTCATTGTCATGGTTGTTCTGGTTGTGAGGAGCAGAAGGACCC agGTTCAtagagaaggagcaggaggaggagaagaaggagaaggaggaggaagaggagctgtccgtgtgttagcatgctga